The Nakamurella antarctica genomic interval TTGAGCGTGTTGTTGGTGATGTTGGTTGCCGCAATCGTCAAACTCACGTTCGTTCAAGGGGTCAGCGCAGCGGAATACGCGGCAAAGGCCGAGAGCCAGCGGGCAGACAAGATCACGCTCTTCGCCGATCGCGGCGCCATAGTCGACCGCAACGGAACTCCGCTGGCCTTCACCGTCGAGGGGCGAATGATCGCGGCCAGGCCAGCCCTGTTCGTCTCGGATGTGCAGCGTCACCAAGTTGCTGACATCCTGGTGGCCGCGCTGGGTCCGGCGGTGTCCGCAGATGCCATCATGGAACAGCTGTTGTCGGGTAAGAAGTATGTGTATCTGGCGAAGAACCTCATGCCTGCCCAAACCGACGCCATCATGGCTGACATTCGCACAGTGACGAAAGATCAAGTCAACGCGGTCGTGACAGAACGGCAGGATATTAGGCAGTATCCAGACGGCGGAGTCGCTCGTTCGATCGTTGGAAATACCGGCTGGGATGGTCACGGCACCATGGGCATCGAAGTCATGTACGACTCGGTGCTCTCGGGAACCGACGGCAGTCGGGTGGCCGATGTGGATGCCCGCGGCGGCGTCATCCCCGGTACCAATCGCGACGAGGTGCCAGCTAAAAATGGCACCGACATCAACACCACGATGGATGCGGACTTTCAGTACCAGGTGCAGCAGTACGTCACCGATTACGTCGCTGCGACCGGTGCAAAAAAAGGCATGGCGGTCGTGATGGATGTGAAGACCGGCCAGGTGTACTCGTTGGCGTATTCGGTGGCGGGTCAGGACCCGGCGCACAGTGTGTCGAACCCGGTGATGAGCGAGACCTTCGAGCCGGGATCAGTGAATAAGGTCGTCACCTTCGCTGCGGCGCTCGAGGCAGGCTTGATTACTCCCGAGTCAGTGTTGCAGGTCGACGGCGATATCAAAATGGGCGGTATCACCGTGCATGATGCGTGGAAACACGGCGAGATCGATATGACGGCCACGGGCATCCTGGCTAAATCGTCAAATGTCGGCACCTTGATGATTGCGCAGAAGGTGGGCGAGGCGGCATTCGCCGATGAGCTCAAAAAGTTCGGCCTGGGTAAGAAGACCGGAATTGAACTGCCGGGGGAGGAGAAGGGCATCGTTCCGGAAGAGGGCGATAGCCGGTGGTCCTCCACCACGTTCGCCAACCTGCCGATCGGGCAGGGTCTGACGATGACGCTGGTGCAGCTTGCATCCATGTACCAGGCAATTGGGAACGGCGGCGTGCGGATTCCGCCGACCGTGATTGCAGGTACGACAACGAACGGTGTGTTCACGCCAGCTGTTGCCAAGCCAGGTGTCCCTGTCATGTCTCCAGCCACCGCGGACACGCTGCGGGACATGTTGCGCGCCACAACGCAGGACGGCGATATCTCCCATAAGGGCACCGCTGCCGGTGCGGCGATCACGGGGTATCAGGTGGGTGGCAAGACGGGCACCGCTCAGCAGGTGGACCCAGAGACCAACCAGTACTCGGCCACCAAGTACAACTCGACGTTCGCTGGCCTCGTCCCGGCGGATAACCCTCGCTTCGCGGTGGCGATCATGTTAGATGCTCCGACGATGGGAAAGAACGCGGTTCCACTCTTCAAAGATATTGCCGCGTATGCCATGCGCGCCTTTGACGTTCCGCCGTCGGCCACGCCCGCACCGGTATATGACCTCTACAAGAACTATGGCGGGTAGATTTTCTCCTCGTGTCATCAAACCCGAGCCCTCGACCTCGCCATCTGGCGCCGTTCCCTCTGGAAGCAGTGCGCAGAACTGTTGGTGCGTCCGTCGTCCCGGCCTCGAGTGGTGCGCTATCGCGTACGTCTGGCGACAATTCGAGCAATGAGGAACCGCTTGGCGAGGTTGTCACCGGTATAACGCTGCGTTCCGGAGAGGTCCTACCCGGGGACGTGTTTGCCGCGGTTGTGGGGAGCAAAACCCATGGCGCCAGGTCGATCCCGGAAGCTGTCGCGGCGGGCGCGGTTGCAGTTCTGACGGATCAGGCCGGGGCCGAGATCGCTGCCGAATATGCCTGTCTCGGCGTGAAAGTACCCACGGTTCTCGTCGTTTCCGACCCCAGAGTGGTTCTCGGCGCCGCCGCGTCGATGATCTATAGAAATCCGAGCGAGAAGCTCACCATCATCGGCGTTACTGGGACGTCGGGTAAGACGACCATCACGTACTTGGTCGAGGCCGGGCTGCGGGCCTGTGGGCAACGCACCGGGGTCATCGGGACGGTCGAAACTCGCATCGGTGATGAGGTAGTGCCCAGCGACTTCACCACGCCCGAAGCGCCAGACCTGCAGGCCCTGTTGGCGGTCATGGTTCAGGCCGGTGTCCAGTCGGTGGCTATGGAGGTCTCGTCCCACGCTCTGGCCCTGGGCCGAGTGGCCGGCATTGAGTTTGCGGTGGGCGCGTTCACCAACTTGTCCCAGGACCACCTGGATTTCCACGGCGACATGGAGTCGTACTTCCAGGCTAAGGAGCTTCTCTTCGATGGACGCTCGCGCGCTGGCGTTGTCGACATCGATGACGAATATGGGCGCCGGTTGGCAGCCGGCCATCCCGAATTCACCACCGTGTCGGCGGCGGGCGCGACTGCCGATTGGCAACTTGAACACAGCGAGGTAGCGCCGAGCGGGGTGTCGCTCCTGAAGATCAACGGGCCAGCCGACCTCACTGTCGCAGTAGCCCTGGCGCTGCCGGGGACCTTTAACATTTCGAACACGCTGATTGCACTCGGGGCGGTGGCGGCGGCCGGTTTCGATCCGGTGGTGGCCGCCGCAGCGATTTCTGGTGTGGTGGTGCCCGGAAGGATGCAGGCGGTGGATGGCGGGCAGTCGTTTCTGGCCGTAGTTGACTACGCTCACAAGCCTGCTGCGTTGAAGGCGGTGCTCTCTGCTATCCGGGAATCGGTGCGCGGCAAAGTGATTGTCGTTTTCGGCGCCGGCGGGGACCGGGACATCGGAAAACGCCAAGTCATGGGATCGGTTGCCGGTGAGTCCGCGGACTTGATCTACGTCACCGATGACAATCCTCGATCGGAAGACCCGGCGTCCATCCGGCAGGAGATAATGCTGGGCGCGTTGACACACCCGAACACCGCTGGTCGCCTCCACGAGATCGGTGATCGTCGGCAAGCCATCCGAGCCGCGGTTGCCGCCGCGGTGCCGGGCGATGCTGTCGTCATTGCTGGCAAGGGCCACGAGCTCGGCCAATATGTTGGCGAGAAGATAATTCCGTTCTCCGATGTGGCGGAGCTGACCGCTGCTTTGGTGGATGCGCGCGCGAAACTGATTACGAACGAGGGCGATTAACAGATGAAGAGCATGACAGTGTCCGAGGTTGCGGAAGCTATCGGTACCCCCATTCTCGGCAGCGCGAAAGATGCCACCGACGACTCTGGGGTTACGTCGGTGGAATTCGATACGCGAAAGGTGAGCCCCGGCGCGCTGTTTGTGGCGCTAGTCGGAGAGCGCGTCGACGGTCATGATTTTGTGGACGCAGCGGTGGCGGCGGGTGCGGTGGCTGTGTTGGGCAGCAAAGATCTCGACATCGACGTGCCGTTGCTGCGCGTTGCAGATAATGACGCCGTGCTACAGGCACTTGCAGAGCTTGCCGCCCGATCTGCCGCAGCGTTGACCGCGCAGGGTCAGCTCACCACCATCGGCATCACCGGTTCGGCGGGCAAGACTTCGACCAAAGATCTGATTGCCGCGTTGGCATCGGCCGCTGGCAGCACGATTGCGCCCCCGGAGAGTTTTAACAACGAGCTGGGCCACCCCTACACGGTGCTCCGCGCGACGGAGCAGACCCGCTTTTTGGTGCTGGAACTTTCTGCTCGCGGACCTGGCCACGTTGCGATGCTGGCGAAGGTGGCGCCGCCGCGGATCGGGGTGGTGCTGAACGTCGGCAGCGCCCACATTGGCGAGTTCGGTTCGGTCGACGGCATCGCGCAGGCAAAGAGCGAACTGGTGCAAGCGTTGCCCGCTGCAGCCGATGGCGGCGTCGCGATTCTGAACGCGGATGATTCACGGGTAGCTGCGATGGCCACCCGTACGAGGGCGCGTGTTGTCACTTTTGGCACCCACCCAGGAGCTGATGTCCGCGCCGAGAACGTCACCGAGGACCACCATGCGCGCGCGGGATTTACTCTCATGACGCCGCGAGGTGCGGTCCCAGTTCAGTTGGCGGTATCAGGGGTGCACCAAGTCAGCAACGCGCTGGCTGCGGCGGCGGTGGGGCTGGAGATTGGGGTGAGCCTTCAGGACATCGCTCAGGTACTGGGAGCCAGTGGCCCCGCTTCGAAGTGGCGGATGGAAATCACTGATAGGGCCGACGGCGTCACCGTCATCAATGATGCGTACAACGCCAACCCGGAAGCGATGAAAGCTGCATTGAAAGCGCTGGTCACGATCGGCACTGGCCGCAGAAGATGGGCCGTGCTCGGCGAAATGGCCGAACTGGGCGAGATATCTCGAGCCGCCCATGACGAGATCGGTCGGTTGGTGGTTCGGCTCGGCATCGAAAGATTGATCGCAGTGGGTGCGGGGGTGCGAGGGTTGCACTTGGGCGCGCAACTCGAGGGCTCATGGGACGGCGAATCCGAGCACGTACCGGACTGGGAGGATGCGGTGCGGATCCTCGGGGACGAGCTTCGTCCTGGCGATGTCGTTTTGGTGAAAGCTTCGCGTGCGGTTGGGTTGGAGCGCGTAGCTCATGCTCTACTTCACGGGAACCCGCCTGCATCCGGCGACGCAGATGAGAATGGAATTTCTGAGTGAAAAGTATTTTGATCGCCGCGATCGTGGGTTTGGCGGTTGCGATCCTGCTCACCCCGTACTTGATTAAGGTGTTCGCCCGGCAGGGTTTCGGCCAAGAGATTCGCGAGGATGGTCCGCAGAGCCACCAGAAAAAACGTGGCACTCCCACCATGGGCGGCGCCGCGATCCTGATCGCGATGTGGGTGGGATATCTTTCAGCCCTCGCCGTGAGCATGATGGACGGCGGCGGCGGTCCGACGGCGTCGGGCTGGCTGTTGTTGTACTTGACCACGGGTATGGGGCTTGTGGGATTCCTCGACGATTTCGTCAAGATCCGGCAGCAACGCAACCTCGGTCTGAACAAACGGATGAAGTTTCTGGGACAGACGTTCATCGCAGTGTCGTTTGCCGTGTTAATTTTCCTGTTTCCGGGTGCCAACGACGAAACGCCAGGTTCGAAGTTTCTGTCCTACACCAGAGACCTGCCGTGGTTCTCCTTCGGAATCATTGGCGCAGCGGTGTTCGTGGTGCTGTTAATCGCGGCCTGGTCCAACGCCGTGAACTTCACCGATGGCCTCGACGGACTTGCTGCCGGCTCCTCTGTGATGGTGCTGGGTACATATGTGGCAATCGGCTTCTTCCAACTGCGCAACTCCTGTTACTCCTCGACGCTCAGCGCAGCAGCGGAGGCCGGTTGCTACGCCACGCGGGACCCGCTGGATATCGCGATGGTGGCAGCGGCCGCACTTGGTGGTTGCATCGGGTTCCTCTGGTGGAACGCACACCCGGCCCGGATCATGATGGGCGACACTGGCTCGTTGGCCCTCGGAGGCCTGATCGCGGGCCTGAGTGTGATGACGCGAACCGAGCTTTTGTTGATCGTCATCGCCGGGCTGTTCGTCGTTGAAATGATGTCGGTGGTGATCCAGATCGCCGTTTTCAAAGTCCGCCATGTCCGAGTGTTCCGGATGGCGCCTTTCCATCACCATTTTGAACTGTCCGGGTGGGCCGAAACCACCGTGATGGTGCGGTTCTGGTTGCTCGCGGCGATATCGGCAGCTTTGGGCCTCGGATTGTTTTATGCAGAGTGGCTCAGTCTCACCGGCGGATGATCCTCACTCGGGGGATAGCGGGGCATTCGCGCAGGTCATCACTCGCGTAGGGGACAGTGGATGCGACACGCGCCCGGATGTCCCGCCGATCATCTGCTCGGGCAAGCACCATGGACAAATGATGACGGTGGGGCGCGTGGGACTGATGGTCCGTACGCAAGAGAGTTGTGGGCAAGGCAGCGCACGGTGAGCGCCCCGACAAAGAACAATCCCACGGCTAAAACGCCGAAGCCAGGTGGACCTCCCGCACCTATGACGGGCGCCGAACGGGCCCGCGCTGCTGTCGCTGCTCGGCAGCGCGCCCGCACCCCGACGGCGGCGCGACGCTATGCCGGGGCGGTCAAGGCTCGCTTCTCGGACTGGCTTGACCGCCCTATGACGTCACTGCACCTGTTGCTTGCGGTGTTCTTCCTGCTTCTGGCCTATGGCCTGCTGATGGTCCTTTCTTCCTCCTCTATCAAGTCCTTCAAGACAGAGGGTTCGTCCTTCGGAGTTTTTAAATCCCAGTTGCTGTTTGCCGGACTCGGACTCGTGGGCTTCTACGCCTGCATGCGGATCAAACTGAGCTGGCTCCGCGGAGTTTCCACCACGGGAATGATCATCGCGCTGGGTCTACTCGTGGTGGTGCTGGGCGCTCCCAGGGTGAACGGTGCTCGAAGCTGGATCAACGTCGGCGCGTTCACGGTGCAGCCTAGCGAGATCGCTAAATTTGCCATGGTGATCTGGGGCGCCCATGTTCTGGCGGCCCGGCGATCCAACCTCGGTTCGTGGCGAGAACTGTTGATCCCGGTGTTGCCCATCGCGCTCCTCATGGGCGGCCTGATCATGTTGGAGCCCGATATGGGCACCACGGCGGCGCTGATGATCATCGTGTTCGGGCTCTTCTTTTTCGCCGGAGCTTCGTGGTGGCTTTTCTCAATCCTGGCCTCCTGCGGCATTGGTGCGTTGGTGCTCTACGCGTTTACGACCCCTTACGCGCTGAAGCGACTGGTGTCGTTCGCCAACCCCGAAGCGAATGCACAGGGGTCGGGAATGCAGCTGCTGCAGGGGCTTTATGGCATGGCGGACGGCGGCTTGTTCGGAGTCGGGCTAGGACATTCCAGCGCTAAATGGCAGTACCTGCCGCACGCCGAATCCGACTTCATCTTCGCCATTGTTGGTGAAGAGCTGGGGTTGATTGGCGCAGGGCTATTGGTGGCGTTATATGTGACGCTGGCGCTGGTCGGGCTCCGGATCGCGCGACGCAATATGGATCCGTTCGTCAAACTCGTGGCCGCCACATCGACCGCGTGGCTCGTGGGACAGGCCGCGATCAATATTTTCTACGTCATCGGCCTGCTGCCGGTGACTGGTATTCCGCTGCCCATGATCTCGGCGGGCGGAACGTCGCTCATTGTCACGATGGCGATATTTGGTCTGCTGGCTAACTTCGCGAGGCGTGAACCCAAGGCGATGGCGCTGTTGCAAGAAAAGGGCCCAGGCAGGCTCTCGCGCTTCTTTGGAATCGGTATTCCGGGCACTGCAATCGAGGAGGCAAAGGCGCTCGCGGGCAAGGCCGCCAAGCAGCAAAACCGTGAATGGGCCAGGACTTCGGCGCGGAAAGCCGCGCAGGAAAAGAAGGAGAAAAAGGCAGCTGCCCGAGGGCAGGTGATTGCTTCCACACGTCGTGAGCAGCGTGGGGACCGCCGGCCCGTGCCCCCGCCGCGGAGTCGGTTCGGCGGGCTTGATTTTGACCAAGATAATCGCGGCGCCCCGGCGGGCGGCGGCCGGGGTTCTGGCATCCGTGCCCGCAGCACCCCCATCCGCAGCACCCCCACCCGTTCCACCCCCACTCGAACTCGACCCGCCACGTCAGCGCGCAGCCGCGACGAATCACCCCGCAATCGTGACGGGTCACCGCGGACCAGGGGGCAGCGACAGGAAACCCGCCGTCAGTTCCGCGACGATCAGGACTACCGATGAAGACTGTGAGCGTGTTGATTGCCGGCGGCGGCACCGCCGGCCATATCGAACCGGCGCTTGCGACGGCCGATGCTTTGAGAAGGCTTAATCCGAACATTCGGATCACTGCTTTGGGTACCGCCCGCGGCCTCGAGACGACGCTGATCCCGGAGCGCGGTTACGAGCTGGTGCTCGTGCCAGCGGTGCCATTGCCGCGGAAACCGTCAAAAGACCTGCTGTTGCTGCCATTTCGGCTGTGGAAATCCATTCGAGCCACCCGCGCCATCATTGAGGAGCGGCAGGTGGATGTGGTGGTCGGGTTCGGCGGGTACGTCTGCCTACCCGCCTATCTCGCTGCCCGCAGACGGGTACCGGTGGTGGTGCACGAAGCGAACGCCCGCGCGGGGATAGCCAACAAGATCGGCGCGCGCTTTGCAGCCGCCGTCGTGGCTGCCGTTCCCGGTTCCGGGTTGAGATCGGCCAAGGTGATCGGAATCCCGGTGCGGCGATCGATTTCCATCCTGGACAGGGCCGGATTGCGCGCTGAGGCGAGGAAGTTCTTCGGGCTTGACCCCGACGCGCCCACCCTGCTGGTGTACGGCGGATCGCAGGGCGCGGTGCGCATCAACGACTCGGTCCTGGCTGCTGCGCCGGAATTGGCCGCCGCCGGGGTGGGGGTGTTGCACGCGTTCGGGAAGAAGAATTCGTTCGAGGCACCGACCAACCCGGGACCCGCCTATGTCGCTGTTGCCTACCTTGACCGAATGGATATGGCGTACGCCGCGGCCGACCTCACCCTGGGCAGGTCCGGCGCTCTGACGGTTGCCGAACTCGGCGCTGTCGGGATGCCGGCGGTCTACGTCCCGCTGCCGCACGGGAATGGAGAGCAACGCCTGAACGCGAGCGCACAAGTAGCAGCTGGATCGGCGATCATTATCGACGACGCCGAGCTGACGCGTGAATCTGTGGTGGCGCAGGTGCTTCCGCTATTGACAGACCCAGCAAAGCGGGAAGCGATGGCTGCTGCTGCGACCGCCTCGCCGACAGGGCGTGCGGACGCGGTGCTCGCCACGATCGTGGCAAATCTCGGTGCAGAGCACGCCGCAGGCAGGGGAGAAGGCACGTGAGCAACAACATTCCGGCTGGGCTCGGCTTCACGTTGGAGCGCGCCCACTTGGTGGGGGTGGGCGGCGCGGGTATGAGCGCCATCGCGAGAATCCTGATCGACCGCGGCTTCGTCGTCTCCGGCTCTGACGCCAAGGGTTCGCACGTGCTCACGGGGTTGACGGCACGGGGGGTGAAGACCGCTATCGGACAGCGGGCCGAGAATCTCGACCTTCTCACCGGCGGTCCCACGGCAGTCGTGATCTCAACAGCCATCAACCCATCCAACCCGGAACTAGCCGCGGCCCGGGAGCGCGGCATCCCCATCGTCAGAAGAGCATCGGCCCTAGCCGCGCTGATGGACGGCTACCGAAGAGTGTGTGTTGCTGGCACCCACGGCAAAACGTCGACGACGTCCATGTTGACCGTCGCCCTGCAACACGCGGGGGTGGATCCGTCGTTTGCGATCGGCGGCGAACTGAACGAGTCCGGAACCGGCGCGCATTCCGGGTCCGGCGACATCTTCATTGCCGAAGCGGACGAGTCGGATGGGTCGTTCCTCGCCTACAGCCCGCACGGCGCGATCATTACCAATCTCGAACCCGACCACCTTGACCACCATGGCAGCGCCGAGGCATACACCGCCGTCTTCGATCAGTTCGCACAGCGCATCGCGCCGGGCGGGTTTCTCATCGCCTGTGTTGACGATCCTGGTGTGGCAGCACTTGTCGGCAGGTTAGGGGTGGGATCACCCAGGGTGATTGGCTACGGTCGCAGCGCCACTGCCGATGTTTTATTGCGCGACAGTGAGCAGTTCGGGCACGGCAGCCGCATGACGATAGAGACTCAGGGGCGCTCCCACACTCTGACGCTCGACGTTCCGGGCGAACACATGGCCCTCAACGCGGTGGCCGCGTTTGCGGCCGGCTTAGCCTTGGGCATCGACGCGGAACCTCTCATCGACGGACTCGCCCGATACACCGGGGTCCGGCGACGTTTTGAGTTCAAGGGGCGGGCGGCGGGAGTCGTGGTCTATGACGACTACGCCCACCACCCCACCGAGGTCTCGGCCCAGATCGCCGCAGCACGAACGATTGTCGGCCAGGGGCGGCTCGTGGTTATCTTCCAGCCGCATTTGTATTCGCGAACCCAGACCTTTGCGGTGGCTTTCGGGCGGGCCCTTGCTGGTGCCGATTTGGTGATTCAAATGGATGTATATGGAGCTCGCGAGGAGCCGCAAGTGGGGGTGTCTGGGCAGCTGATTGTTGATGCCATCCCAGCAGGGACGGCCATCGTTGTGTACGAACCCTCGATGGCCGCCACGGCGACCACGGCCGCTGCGCTGCTCGTCCCCGGTGACGTCGTTATCACCATGGGCGCGGGCGATGTCACGATGATTGGACCAGAACTGCTGGAGCTTCTCACGGCGGGAGAAGAGTCGAGATGACGTCAACGCTGGAAACTGGCCGGTCCACGCTGACCCGTGATGAGCGCACGAAATTGAGAATGGTCGCAGCGAGGCGGCGCCGCAGAAACGGTTGGATCGCTTGTCTGCTGGTCCTGCTGATCGGGGCGGGCGGCGCCTACGTGTTGTGGGGGACACCGGTTCTGGGCGTTAAAACAGTCTCAGTTACGAGCGCGTCCGGGCAGGAGCTACCGCCCGAGCTGGTGGCGCAGGTCGAAAGTGTGGCGGCGATTTCCGTTGGTGCGCCGCTGATCTCGCTGGACATTGCAAAAGTACGCGAGGCCGTGCTGACCGTGGGCTCAGTGGCTGCGGTTCAGGTTAGCCGCCGGTGGCCCAGCTCGGTCATTATCACCGTGACGCCGCGCGTTCCCGTGGCGGTGGTTGCCGCGAACAGCGCGTTGTTTTTGATGGACGATTCGGGGTTCCCGTACCTTGAAACCCCCTCTGTACCAGCGGGTTTGGTAACGCTGCGGCTAGCTACCCCCGGACCCGAGGATGCTGCCACCCGCGCCGGACTCACGGTGATTTCTGCTCTGCCCGCGGAGATCTCTGCGCGATTGACGTCGGTATCGGCGAGATCTGTCTATGACATCAGCCTCGACCTGGCAGACGGACGAGAAGTGAAGTGGGGCAGCGCAGACAATAGTGCGCGCAAGGCCGCGGTACTGCCCGCTGTGCTTGCTCAACCAGGGAC includes:
- a CDS encoding peptidoglycan D,D-transpeptidase FtsI family protein, giving the protein MTYEKRTDSTRIGRRPAEGQFAAGLRAPVRRVWAGAAGDGGTPGSNPRREGAAAPRRASAGARPRRSSAEAAAQPRRGARPAGREVRPANPQPTAKGAAARSAQAKAKSVRGRRQRRTRMAPGDSNRRIKIALSVLLVMLVAAIVKLTFVQGVSAAEYAAKAESQRADKITLFADRGAIVDRNGTPLAFTVEGRMIAARPALFVSDVQRHQVADILVAALGPAVSADAIMEQLLSGKKYVYLAKNLMPAQTDAIMADIRTVTKDQVNAVVTERQDIRQYPDGGVARSIVGNTGWDGHGTMGIEVMYDSVLSGTDGSRVADVDARGGVIPGTNRDEVPAKNGTDINTTMDADFQYQVQQYVTDYVAATGAKKGMAVVMDVKTGQVYSLAYSVAGQDPAHSVSNPVMSETFEPGSVNKVVTFAAALEAGLITPESVLQVDGDIKMGGITVHDAWKHGEIDMTATGILAKSSNVGTLMIAQKVGEAAFADELKKFGLGKKTGIELPGEEKGIVPEEGDSRWSSTTFANLPIGQGLTMTLVQLASMYQAIGNGGVRIPPTVIAGTTTNGVFTPAVAKPGVPVMSPATADTLRDMLRATTQDGDISHKGTAAGAAITGYQVGGKTGTAQQVDPETNQYSATKYNSTFAGLVPADNPRFAVAIMLDAPTMGKNAVPLFKDIAAYAMRAFDVPPSATPAPVYDLYKNYGG
- a CDS encoding UDP-N-acetylmuramoyl-L-alanyl-D-glutamate--2,6-diaminopimelate ligase; this encodes MRRTVGASVVPASSGALSRTSGDNSSNEEPLGEVVTGITLRSGEVLPGDVFAAVVGSKTHGARSIPEAVAAGAVAVLTDQAGAEIAAEYACLGVKVPTVLVVSDPRVVLGAAASMIYRNPSEKLTIIGVTGTSGKTTITYLVEAGLRACGQRTGVIGTVETRIGDEVVPSDFTTPEAPDLQALLAVMVQAGVQSVAMEVSSHALALGRVAGIEFAVGAFTNLSQDHLDFHGDMESYFQAKELLFDGRSRAGVVDIDDEYGRRLAAGHPEFTTVSAAGATADWQLEHSEVAPSGVSLLKINGPADLTVAVALALPGTFNISNTLIALGAVAAAGFDPVVAAAAISGVVVPGRMQAVDGGQSFLAVVDYAHKPAALKAVLSAIRESVRGKVIVVFGAGGDRDIGKRQVMGSVAGESADLIYVTDDNPRSEDPASIRQEIMLGALTHPNTAGRLHEIGDRRQAIRAAVAAAVPGDAVVIAGKGHELGQYVGEKIIPFSDVAELTAALVDARAKLITNEGD
- a CDS encoding UDP-N-acetylmuramoyl-tripeptide--D-alanyl-D-alanine ligase, yielding MKSMTVSEVAEAIGTPILGSAKDATDDSGVTSVEFDTRKVSPGALFVALVGERVDGHDFVDAAVAAGAVAVLGSKDLDIDVPLLRVADNDAVLQALAELAARSAAALTAQGQLTTIGITGSAGKTSTKDLIAALASAAGSTIAPPESFNNELGHPYTVLRATEQTRFLVLELSARGPGHVAMLAKVAPPRIGVVLNVGSAHIGEFGSVDGIAQAKSELVQALPAAADGGVAILNADDSRVAAMATRTRARVVTFGTHPGADVRAENVTEDHHARAGFTLMTPRGAVPVQLAVSGVHQVSNALAAAAVGLEIGVSLQDIAQVLGASGPASKWRMEITDRADGVTVINDAYNANPEAMKAALKALVTIGTGRRRWAVLGEMAELGEISRAAHDEIGRLVVRLGIERLIAVGAGVRGLHLGAQLEGSWDGESEHVPDWEDAVRILGDELRPGDVVLVKASRAVGLERVAHALLHGNPPASGDADENGISE
- the mraY gene encoding phospho-N-acetylmuramoyl-pentapeptide-transferase, which codes for MKSILIAAIVGLAVAILLTPYLIKVFARQGFGQEIREDGPQSHQKKRGTPTMGGAAILIAMWVGYLSALAVSMMDGGGGPTASGWLLLYLTTGMGLVGFLDDFVKIRQQRNLGLNKRMKFLGQTFIAVSFAVLIFLFPGANDETPGSKFLSYTRDLPWFSFGIIGAAVFVVLLIAAWSNAVNFTDGLDGLAAGSSVMVLGTYVAIGFFQLRNSCYSSTLSAAAEAGCYATRDPLDIAMVAAAALGGCIGFLWWNAHPARIMMGDTGSLALGGLIAGLSVMTRTELLLIVIAGLFVVEMMSVVIQIAVFKVRHVRVFRMAPFHHHFELSGWAETTVMVRFWLLAAISAALGLGLFYAEWLSLTGG
- the ftsW gene encoding putative lipid II flippase FtsW, with product MSAPTKNNPTAKTPKPGGPPAPMTGAERARAAVAARQRARTPTAARRYAGAVKARFSDWLDRPMTSLHLLLAVFFLLLAYGLLMVLSSSSIKSFKTEGSSFGVFKSQLLFAGLGLVGFYACMRIKLSWLRGVSTTGMIIALGLLVVVLGAPRVNGARSWINVGAFTVQPSEIAKFAMVIWGAHVLAARRSNLGSWRELLIPVLPIALLMGGLIMLEPDMGTTAALMIIVFGLFFFAGASWWLFSILASCGIGALVLYAFTTPYALKRLVSFANPEANAQGSGMQLLQGLYGMADGGLFGVGLGHSSAKWQYLPHAESDFIFAIVGEELGLIGAGLLVALYVTLALVGLRIARRNMDPFVKLVAATSTAWLVGQAAINIFYVIGLLPVTGIPLPMISAGGTSLIVTMAIFGLLANFARREPKAMALLQEKGPGRLSRFFGIGIPGTAIEEAKALAGKAAKQQNREWARTSARKAAQEKKEKKAAARGQVIASTRREQRGDRRPVPPPRSRFGGLDFDQDNRGAPAGGGRGSGIRARSTPIRSTPTRSTPTRTRPATSARSRDESPRNRDGSPRTRGQRQETRRQFRDDQDYR
- the murG gene encoding undecaprenyldiphospho-muramoylpentapeptide beta-N-acetylglucosaminyltransferase — encoded protein: MKTVSVLIAGGGTAGHIEPALATADALRRLNPNIRITALGTARGLETTLIPERGYELVLVPAVPLPRKPSKDLLLLPFRLWKSIRATRAIIEERQVDVVVGFGGYVCLPAYLAARRRVPVVVHEANARAGIANKIGARFAAAVVAAVPGSGLRSAKVIGIPVRRSISILDRAGLRAEARKFFGLDPDAPTLLVYGGSQGAVRINDSVLAAAPELAAAGVGVLHAFGKKNSFEAPTNPGPAYVAVAYLDRMDMAYAAADLTLGRSGALTVAELGAVGMPAVYVPLPHGNGEQRLNASAQVAAGSAIIIDDAELTRESVVAQVLPLLTDPAKREAMAAAATASPTGRADAVLATIVANLGAEHAAGRGEGT
- the murC gene encoding UDP-N-acetylmuramate--L-alanine ligase; the encoded protein is MSNNIPAGLGFTLERAHLVGVGGAGMSAIARILIDRGFVVSGSDAKGSHVLTGLTARGVKTAIGQRAENLDLLTGGPTAVVISTAINPSNPELAAARERGIPIVRRASALAALMDGYRRVCVAGTHGKTSTTSMLTVALQHAGVDPSFAIGGELNESGTGAHSGSGDIFIAEADESDGSFLAYSPHGAIITNLEPDHLDHHGSAEAYTAVFDQFAQRIAPGGFLIACVDDPGVAALVGRLGVGSPRVIGYGRSATADVLLRDSEQFGHGSRMTIETQGRSHTLTLDVPGEHMALNAVAAFAAGLALGIDAEPLIDGLARYTGVRRRFEFKGRAAGVVVYDDYAHHPTEVSAQIAAARTIVGQGRLVVIFQPHLYSRTQTFAVAFGRALAGADLVIQMDVYGAREEPQVGVSGQLIVDAIPAGTAIVVYEPSMAATATTAAALLVPGDVVITMGAGDVTMIGPELLELLTAGEESR
- a CDS encoding cell division protein FtsQ/DivIB, yielding MTSTLETGRSTLTRDERTKLRMVAARRRRRNGWIACLLVLLIGAGGAYVLWGTPVLGVKTVSVTSASGQELPPELVAQVESVAAISVGAPLISLDIAKVREAVLTVGSVAAVQVSRRWPSSVIITVTPRVPVAVVAANSALFLMDDSGFPYLETPSVPAGLVTLRLATPGPEDAATRAGLTVISALPAEISARLTSVSARSVYDISLDLADGREVKWGSADNSARKAAVLPAVLAQPGTKFDLSDPAMVTVR